In a single window of the uncultured Dysgonomonas sp. genome:
- a CDS encoding alpha-glucuronidase family glycosyl hydrolase, translating into MKRTKFTLLIFSFSFIIFLSPLLLFAEDGSQLWLRYQSETHFKAKVTSKEKSPAITIAIRELENSWQGQPIEFSLDKRQKHLKDGYQIKGDKDKITITAQKDVGLLYGAYHLLRLQLTEADRTNMNIEEIPAYDVRILNHWDNLNRTVERGYAGYSIWKWNELPNTLSPRYEAYARANASIGINATVLNNVNATPEILTDAYLEKVKALADIFRSYGMKVYLAVNFSSPKELGGLSDSDPLNPAVSKWWNSKVKEIYSLIPDFGGFLVKANSEGLPGPQDYGRTHADGANMLADALKPYGGIVMWRAFVYNPSDEDRAKQAYLEFVPLDAQFRDNVIIQIKNGPVDFQPREPFSPLFGALRKTPEMVEFQITQEYLGFSNHLVYLSPLFKETLDSDTYSDGEGSTIAKITDGTLRPNKVTAISAVANIGEDTNWCGHHFAQANWYAFGRLAWNHQLTSEQIADEWIKMTFSNNKDFIDPVKDMMLTSRETAVDYMMPLGLHHIFAFDHHYGPEPWGDVPGARPDWMPWYYHNADSTGLGFDRTMNGSNAVSQYFPPLNNIYNDIKLCPENLLLWFHHVPWDYRMKDGKTLWEALCYKYDSGVQQVRTYQKLWDKMEPFVDEQRFREVQSKLRIQARDAVWWKDACLLYFQTFSKRPIPYDIERPVHELEYLKKIKLDMKHHN; encoded by the coding sequence ATGAAGCGTACAAAATTCACACTTTTAATTTTTAGTTTTTCATTTATAATTTTCCTGTCACCTTTGTTACTTTTTGCAGAGGATGGTAGCCAACTGTGGTTACGTTATCAAAGTGAAACTCACTTCAAGGCAAAAGTTACATCGAAAGAAAAAAGCCCGGCAATAACTATAGCCATAAGGGAGTTGGAAAACTCCTGGCAGGGACAGCCTATTGAATTTAGCCTGGATAAAAGACAGAAGCATCTGAAAGATGGCTATCAGATAAAAGGTGACAAAGACAAAATAACTATCACTGCACAAAAAGATGTCGGACTATTATACGGCGCTTACCATTTGCTTCGTCTGCAACTCACAGAAGCTGACAGGACAAATATGAATATAGAGGAAATACCTGCTTACGATGTGCGCATTCTCAATCACTGGGATAACCTGAATCGTACCGTAGAACGTGGCTATGCGGGCTATTCAATATGGAAGTGGAATGAGTTGCCTAATACGCTCTCGCCCCGATACGAGGCTTATGCACGGGCCAATGCATCGATAGGGATTAACGCTACAGTATTGAATAACGTGAATGCTACACCGGAGATACTGACTGATGCCTATCTGGAAAAAGTAAAAGCACTGGCTGATATATTCCGCTCTTACGGAATGAAAGTGTACCTTGCCGTAAATTTCTCTTCACCGAAAGAACTTGGTGGCTTATCTGATTCCGATCCGCTTAATCCGGCAGTAAGTAAATGGTGGAATAGTAAAGTAAAAGAAATTTACAGCCTTATACCCGACTTTGGCGGCTTCCTTGTCAAAGCCAATTCCGAAGGTCTTCCCGGCCCACAGGATTACGGCCGCACTCATGCCGATGGAGCGAACATGCTGGCTGATGCCCTGAAACCTTATGGAGGTATTGTTATGTGGCGCGCATTTGTTTATAATCCGAGTGATGAAGATAGGGCCAAACAAGCCTATCTGGAATTTGTACCACTCGACGCGCAATTCCGCGACAATGTAATAATCCAGATAAAGAACGGACCTGTCGACTTCCAACCACGCGAACCGTTCAGCCCGTTATTCGGGGCGCTCCGCAAAACACCGGAGATGGTCGAATTTCAGATCACACAAGAATATCTGGGTTTTTCCAATCATCTGGTATATCTTTCGCCTTTGTTTAAAGAAACACTCGACAGCGATACTTATTCGGATGGAGAAGGCTCTACCATTGCAAAGATCACAGATGGCACATTGCGTCCTAATAAGGTTACAGCAATATCTGCCGTAGCAAATATAGGAGAAGACACTAACTGGTGCGGACATCATTTTGCCCAAGCCAACTGGTATGCTTTCGGACGTTTGGCATGGAATCACCAATTGACATCAGAGCAGATAGCAGACGAATGGATAAAAATGACTTTCTCAAACAATAAAGACTTTATTGATCCGGTAAAGGATATGATGCTGACATCGAGAGAGACCGCAGTAGATTATATGATGCCACTTGGATTGCATCACATATTTGCATTCGACCACCACTATGGGCCTGAACCATGGGGAGATGTGCCCGGCGCCCGTCCCGACTGGATGCCGTGGTATTATCATAATGCAGACAGTACAGGTCTAGGATTTGACCGTACAATGAACGGAAGCAATGCCGTATCGCAATACTTTCCGCCATTGAATAACATTTATAATGATATTAAACTTTGCCCTGAAAATCTCCTGCTATGGTTCCATCATGTGCCATGGGATTACAGGATGAAAGACGGAAAAACGCTATGGGAGGCGCTTTGTTACAAGTACGATTCGGGTGTGCAGCAGGTAAGAACTTATCAGAAATTATGGGACAAGATGGAACCATTCGTTGACGAACAGCGTTTCAGGGAAGTACAATCGAAACTGAGAATACAGGCACGGGATGCTGTATGGTGGAAAGATGCCTGCCTGCTTTATTTCCAAACGTTTTCGAAACGGCCGATACCTTACGATATTGAACGGCCGGTACACGAACTGGAATACCTGAAGAAGATTAAACTGGATATGAAACATCATAATTAA
- the uxuA gene encoding mannonate dehydratase, translating to MEKTWRWFGKKDKISLSMLRQIGVEGIVTALHDIPNGEVWPLEAINDLKNYIKDAGLRWSVVESLPVSEAIKYGGENADQLIANYIESLANLGEAGINTVCYNFMPVIDWIRTDLEYPWADGTSSLYFDKIRFAYFDCFILNREGAVKDYSAEEMEKVYALDKTITEAEKEQLIDTIIVKTQGFINGNIKEGDKHPVAIFKKLLSLYKDVDRNALRENLKYFLSQLMPVCEEYNINMCIHPDDPPFQMLGLPRIVTNMEDIKWIFNAVDNPYNGLTFCAGSLSASIHNNVPELARRFASRTRFIHLRSTDVFQNGDFIEAPHLEGRGHLIELVRIFEKENPALPMRVDHGRLMLGDGDKGYNPGYSFYGRMYAFAQMDGVIATIQDEIRREINNDDKYAQEYERTF from the coding sequence ATGGAAAAGACATGGAGATGGTTCGGCAAAAAAGATAAGATAAGCCTGTCTATGCTCAGACAGATAGGAGTAGAAGGTATTGTAACTGCCCTGCACGATATACCCAATGGAGAGGTGTGGCCATTGGAAGCAATAAACGATCTGAAGAATTACATTAAAGATGCAGGCCTTCGCTGGTCGGTAGTGGAAAGCCTGCCTGTTAGTGAAGCTATAAAATACGGTGGGGAAAATGCAGATCAATTAATAGCTAATTACATAGAAAGCCTTGCCAATCTGGGAGAAGCAGGTATAAATACGGTATGCTACAATTTTATGCCGGTTATTGACTGGATACGCACCGATCTCGAATATCCATGGGCGGACGGAACCTCTTCATTGTATTTCGATAAAATACGCTTTGCCTACTTCGACTGTTTCATCCTTAACCGGGAGGGAGCTGTAAAAGACTATTCTGCCGAGGAGATGGAGAAAGTATATGCGTTGGATAAGACAATTACCGAAGCAGAAAAAGAACAACTGATAGATACTATAATAGTAAAGACACAGGGTTTCATTAATGGGAATATCAAAGAAGGGGATAAACATCCTGTTGCGATATTTAAGAAGCTGCTATCGCTTTATAAAGACGTAGATAGGAATGCATTGAGAGAAAACCTGAAGTATTTCCTTTCGCAGTTGATGCCCGTTTGCGAAGAATATAATATAAACATGTGCATCCATCCTGATGATCCTCCTTTCCAAATGTTGGGACTCCCCCGTATTGTAACAAATATGGAGGACATTAAATGGATTTTCAATGCAGTAGACAACCCTTACAACGGACTCACATTCTGCGCGGGTTCGCTTAGTGCAAGCATACATAACAATGTTCCTGAGTTGGCTCGCAGATTTGCATCACGTACACGTTTCATCCATCTGCGCAGTACAGATGTCTTCCAGAACGGAGACTTTATAGAAGCCCCGCATCTGGAAGGCCGTGGCCATTTGATAGAACTGGTGCGTATCTTCGAAAAAGAAAACCCTGCCCTGCCTATGCGTGTAGACCACGGGCGACTGATGCTAGGCGACGGAGATAAAGGCTACAATCCCGGCTATTCATTTTATGGACGCATGTACGCCTTTGCCCAGATGGACGGAGTGATAGCCACAATACAGGATGAGATAAGAAGAGAAATAAACAATGACGATAAATATGCGCAGGAGTATGAACGAACTTTTTAG
- a CDS encoding SDR family oxidoreductase, with protein MNELFSVKGKITIVTGGYGVLGSSIAKYMALQGAVIIILGRSEEKGNALADEIKAAGGEAVFLTSDVLDLAILESNKESILSMYGRIDILINVVGGNVPGATLSPEQPFFDMKIADWEKVTNLNLNGTVYPSYVFGEAMAKQKSGNIINITSMAAYSAITRVPGYSVAKTGISNFTQWLATEMALKYGDNVRVNAIAPGFFIGNQNRAVLINPDGSLTERSEKVLAKTPMKRFGDITELNGAVQFLCSDAASFITGAILPVDGGFSAFSGV; from the coding sequence ATGAACGAACTTTTTAGTGTTAAAGGTAAAATAACAATCGTAACAGGCGGATACGGCGTACTGGGTTCAAGTATTGCAAAATACATGGCATTGCAAGGAGCTGTCATAATCATATTAGGCCGCTCGGAAGAAAAAGGGAATGCTTTGGCTGACGAAATAAAAGCCGCCGGAGGGGAGGCTGTATTTTTGACCTCGGATGTGCTCGACCTCGCCATACTCGAAAGCAACAAGGAAAGTATTTTATCCATGTATGGAAGAATCGACATTCTGATAAATGTTGTCGGAGGAAATGTACCCGGTGCTACCCTGAGTCCCGAACAACCCTTCTTCGATATGAAAATAGCCGACTGGGAGAAGGTTACCAACCTGAATCTGAATGGGACTGTTTACCCCTCTTATGTATTCGGTGAAGCGATGGCCAAACAGAAAAGCGGGAATATTATCAACATCACATCCATGGCAGCCTATTCTGCCATCACACGCGTACCGGGCTACTCTGTGGCAAAAACAGGCATAAGTAATTTCACACAGTGGCTGGCAACAGAAATGGCATTGAAATACGGAGATAATGTAAGAGTCAACGCGATTGCTCCGGGCTTTTTTATCGGAAATCAGAACCGTGCAGTACTTATCAACCCTGATGGTTCACTGACCGAAAGAAGCGAAAAGGTACTGGCTAAAACCCCGATGAAACGCTTTGGAGATATAACGGAACTGAACGGAGCAGTACAGTTTCTGTGCAGTGACGCCGCCAGTTTCATTACAGGAGCGATACTACCTGTAGACGGGGGATTCAGTGCATTTAGCGGAGTGTAG
- the dnaN gene encoding DNA polymerase III subunit beta, with amino-acid sequence MKFVVSSTALLSHLQAISKVINSKNTLPILDCFLLELEGSTLTLTAADAETRLVTSLEVNEADGNGKFAVNAKNLLDPLKELPEQPLTFEINNDNLETFIFFHNGKYNFIGQSGDDYPQPKELKETAVSLTIEPQVLFAGINRTLFASADDELRPVMNGVFFDITPEDLTFVASDGHKLVRCKTLSAKGAERASFILPKKPANLLKAILPKEAETVEIKFDENNAYIKMSSYTMTSRFIEGRYPNYNSVIPQNNTNKVILDRQTFLNALKRVSVFSNQASNLIKLQLTDRNIVVTAQDIDFSTAAEETIACEYTGSPMNIGFKSSFLIEILNNIPSTDISLELSDPSRAGLIIPTENEENEDLLMLLMPMMLND; translated from the coding sequence ATGAAATTTGTTGTTTCCAGCACTGCTTTATTAAGTCACTTGCAAGCGATAAGCAAGGTGATCAACTCAAAAAACACGTTGCCTATTCTCGATTGTTTCTTGTTGGAACTGGAAGGTTCTACTCTTACTCTTACTGCAGCCGATGCCGAAACCCGTCTGGTTACTTCCCTCGAAGTAAACGAAGCCGATGGTAACGGAAAGTTTGCCGTAAATGCGAAGAACCTGTTGGATCCGTTGAAAGAACTGCCTGAGCAACCGCTTACATTCGAGATAAACAATGACAATCTGGAAACATTCATTTTCTTCCACAACGGTAAGTATAATTTCATAGGACAAAGCGGAGATGATTATCCTCAGCCGAAAGAACTGAAAGAGACTGCCGTTAGCCTGACTATCGAACCGCAGGTGCTGTTTGCAGGAATCAACCGCACATTGTTTGCCAGCGCAGACGATGAGCTTCGCCCTGTAATGAACGGTGTGTTCTTCGATATCACCCCTGAAGACCTGACCTTCGTAGCATCGGACGGTCACAAACTTGTTCGCTGCAAAACATTATCGGCAAAAGGAGCCGAAAGAGCATCTTTCATTCTTCCAAAGAAACCTGCCAACCTATTAAAGGCTATCCTGCCAAAAGAAGCTGAAACAGTAGAGATTAAATTCGACGAAAATAACGCATATATAAAGATGTCGAGCTATACAATGACTTCCCGCTTTATAGAAGGACGTTACCCGAACTACAACTCTGTTATTCCACAGAATAACACAAACAAGGTTATACTTGATCGTCAGACTTTCCTGAATGCACTGAAACGTGTATCTGTATTCTCTAATCAGGCAAGCAATCTTATCAAACTTCAGCTTACTGACAGGAATATTGTAGTAACAGCTCAGGACATCGACTTCTCCACAGCTGCCGAAGAGACTATCGCTTGCGAATATACAGGTTCTCCTATGAACATCGGATTCAAATCGAGTTTCCTGATCGAGATACTGAACAACATTCCATCTACAGACATTTCGCTCGAATTGTCTGACCCTTCACGTGCAGGATTGATTATCCCTACCGAGAATGAGGAAAATGAAGATTTGCTGATGTTGCTCATGCCAATGATGCTAAACGACTAA
- a CDS encoding 3'-5' exonuclease, whose protein sequence is MELNLKNPLVFFDLETTGTDTVKDRIVEISYLKVYPNGKQEVKTKRLNPEMPIPPGATAVHGISDEDIKDCPTFKQIAKSLADQMEGCDLAGFNSSRFDIPLLAEEFLRAGVDIDFSKRKMIDVQIIFHKKEQRTLEAAYKFYCDKELTDAHSAEADTLATFEVLKAQLDKYPDLVNDMEKLAEEFSFFNNNVDLAGRIIRDENGIEVFNFGKHKGKPVAEVLKKEPSFYAWMMDADFPLNTKQVLTKIKLREMQR, encoded by the coding sequence ATGGAACTAAACCTCAAAAACCCGCTTGTATTCTTCGACCTCGAAACCACAGGTACAGATACGGTAAAAGACCGGATAGTGGAAATATCGTACCTGAAAGTATACCCTAACGGAAAGCAGGAAGTAAAGACCAAAAGGCTCAACCCGGAAATGCCTATACCTCCGGGAGCAACGGCTGTACACGGCATATCGGATGAGGACATAAAAGACTGCCCTACATTCAAGCAGATAGCAAAATCTCTGGCCGACCAGATGGAAGGTTGCGATCTGGCAGGTTTTAACTCGAGCCGTTTCGATATTCCGCTCCTTGCTGAAGAATTCTTACGCGCCGGAGTGGATATAGACTTCAGCAAACGGAAAATGATAGATGTACAGATCATCTTCCATAAGAAAGAACAACGCACCCTTGAAGCTGCTTACAAGTTCTATTGTGACAAGGAGCTTACCGACGCGCACTCCGCAGAAGCCGATACATTAGCCACATTCGAAGTATTGAAAGCCCAACTGGACAAGTATCCGGACTTGGTAAACGATATGGAAAAACTGGCTGAGGAGTTTTCATTCTTCAACAACAATGTTGATCTGGCAGGACGCATCATAAGAGACGAAAACGGAATCGAGGTCTTTAACTTCGGCAAGCATAAAGGGAAACCTGTGGCTGAAGTATTGAAGAAAGAACCGAGTTTTTATGCATGGATGATGGACGCAGACTTCCCTCTAAATACCAAACAGGTGCTGACCAAAATAAAGTTGAGAGAGATGCAGCGGTAA
- the rpiA gene encoding ribose 5-phosphate isomerase A: MEWGKNIIDSLKWSDTIINREGKEKVVKEIAAKMKDGQIIGVGSGSTVYLALIAIAERIEKENLHIQVIPSSLEISMTCTQLRIPQTTLLEKKPDWTFDGADEVDPQRSLIKGRGGAMFKEKLLICNSTETYIIVDESKFVTQLGSKFPVPVEVFPTSLLYAEKELTALDASDVSLRMAKGKDGPVITENGNFILDAWFDSIESSLERDIKSITGVIESGLFIGYNVEIISI, encoded by the coding sequence ATGGAATGGGGTAAGAATATCATCGATTCGTTGAAATGGTCGGACACCATTATCAATAGAGAAGGGAAAGAGAAGGTTGTCAAAGAAATCGCAGCTAAGATGAAAGACGGACAGATAATCGGGGTTGGCTCAGGCTCCACTGTTTATCTGGCTCTGATTGCCATCGCCGAAAGAATCGAAAAAGAAAACCTGCACATACAAGTCATCCCTTCTTCTTTAGAGATATCGATGACCTGCACCCAGTTAAGAATTCCTCAAACTACACTTCTAGAGAAAAAGCCCGACTGGACTTTCGACGGGGCAGATGAAGTAGACCCGCAACGAAGTCTTATAAAAGGACGAGGGGGAGCCATGTTTAAGGAAAAGCTGTTGATCTGCAATAGTACCGAAACTTATATCATTGTAGATGAATCTAAATTTGTCACACAGTTAGGCTCCAAATTCCCGGTTCCTGTCGAAGTATTTCCAACCTCTCTGCTATATGCAGAAAAAGAACTTACAGCATTAGACGCTAGCGACGTATCGCTAAGAATGGCAAAAGGGAAAGACGGGCCTGTTATTACAGAAAACGGAAACTTTATTCTTGATGCATGGTTCGACTCAATAGAAAGTTCTTTGGAACGTGACATTAAGTCAATAACGGGAGTTATCGAAAGCGGATTGTTCATAGGATACAATGTGGAGATAATAAGTATCTAA
- a CDS encoding AraC family transcriptional regulator, giving the protein MEYIQREITPINDEDLFIVLNHPNARFDYAAHFHSDYEINLVLNSRGKRIVGDCVTEYRDLDLVMVGPNIPHRWVSEDDNGNAHVVTIQFHKETLEYPIINKKIFHPVKELFTNSFYGIEFSDETKVAMKDALLNLSHKQGVESALEFFRILYLLSVSPDQKFLLEGSSKMDFAIRESKSRRINKVIAYIQEHFQEDIALSAVAESVGMSESAFSHFFKKRTNRSFIDYLNDIRIGHAAKVLYETTHTIAEVCYSSGFNNISNFNRIFKKKKGQTPSEYRMNIQKIMTKF; this is encoded by the coding sequence ATGGAATACATACAAAGAGAGATAACACCGATCAATGATGAGGACTTATTTATTGTCCTGAATCATCCTAATGCAAGGTTCGATTATGCAGCGCATTTTCATTCCGATTATGAAATTAATCTTGTACTCAACAGCAGGGGGAAGAGGATTGTAGGCGATTGTGTAACAGAATACCGGGACCTTGATCTGGTAATGGTAGGCCCGAATATTCCCCATCGCTGGGTAAGTGAAGACGATAATGGAAATGCTCATGTAGTGACTATCCAGTTCCATAAGGAGACGCTGGAATATCCTATTATAAATAAGAAGATATTTCACCCGGTAAAAGAGTTGTTCACCAATTCATTTTACGGAATCGAATTCTCTGACGAGACCAAAGTGGCAATGAAAGATGCTTTACTCAACCTGTCACATAAGCAGGGTGTAGAGTCTGCATTGGAATTTTTCAGGATACTTTATCTTTTATCCGTCTCTCCTGATCAAAAGTTCCTCTTGGAAGGCAGTAGTAAAATGGATTTCGCTATCAGGGAATCGAAAAGCCGTAGAATCAATAAAGTGATAGCATATATACAGGAGCATTTTCAGGAGGATATTGCACTTTCGGCTGTTGCCGAAAGCGTGGGCATGTCGGAATCTGCATTCAGTCACTTTTTCAAGAAGAGGACTAACCGGAGCTTTATTGACTATCTGAATGATATACGGATAGGCCATGCAGCAAAAGTTTTATACGAAACTACTCATACGATAGCAGAGGTATGCTATTCGTCAGGCTTCAACAATATTTCTAATTTCAACCGGATATTCAAAAAGAAGAAGGGGCAGACCCCGTCTGAATATAGAATGAATATTCAGAAGATAATGACGAAATTTTAG
- a CDS encoding TonB-dependent receptor, protein MKKNKILLILFLLVFPVAQILAQEIGLKGNVTASDGESLIGVTITVKGQNRGITTDVDGNFAITVKKGDVLVFSYIGFTTIERTVAENTLNVVMEPSSEMLAEVVTVGYGVQKKVDMTGSVSTVKGDVLLKAPTPNLANALTGKMTGVITTQQTGKPGLDDPAFFIRGKSTFGDNGTLLLVDGIERSISKLDPNEIESITVLKDAASAAVYGARAANGVIIVTTKRGTEGKTKINYSGTFGFQTPTVIPEMMNAYEYAKYLNLALDNFNNNAPRFTESEIQAYKNGTMSSTDWWKETLKKRAGIQQHSLTVNGGSKTTKFFTSLGYLNQDGLYDLSGFKRYTVRSNIDTQITNDFSISLDLAGRYEKINQSAIGDGLFSTIINSKPTESPYVPDSVERGGLNSNGQNVSPIGQAENSGYNKTENSVFQSTLQGVYNVPFVKGLKARASFSYDRWFSKAKTFTMPYEFYQHDRVIDTYTKRKTGGGTSLYEGTAEDERLTVQAALTYDATFNKAHNVSALFLFEESSYKYSDLQASRVNYISTAIDQLFAGPDKDKDNGGLARETVRQGYVGRLNYNYLGKYLFQFNFRYDGSYNFPKSKRWGFFPAVSAGWRISEEPFLKDNAILHNLKLRASYGEFGNDRVAAYQFMSGYRFNSGSVIGGSFQSGINDTGIANPNITWETASNTDVGLDFSLLNGKISGEFTYFYKKTRDILLPRNASVPQSFGATLPDENIGKVDNYGIESILRYTDKIGDFNFMVEGNITYAKSKVVFMDEAINKLDHQRSTGRPFDQNYGYKALGLFRSQEEIDSWAIQDGRGNTSLKVGDIKYEDFYDDGVIDGKDHQFIGKSEIPEIIFGLNIGLSYKNFDMTMNFQGATGFDQYLRWDPFNLESNALAIFKDSWSEDNPNAKYPRLYAGTVQNNREKSSFWLYDGTYLRLKNFELAYTFDKKDFLKKIGIQNLRVFVSGNNLLTFSKMKDFDPEAPNIDPDRNAYYYPQMKTYNFGFNVEF, encoded by the coding sequence ATGAAAAAGAACAAAATCTTATTAATCTTGTTTTTATTGGTCTTTCCGGTTGCACAAATACTTGCCCAAGAAATAGGGCTGAAAGGCAATGTAACCGCATCCGACGGCGAGAGCCTTATAGGTGTAACAATCACGGTAAAAGGCCAAAATAGAGGAATCACAACCGATGTAGATGGTAACTTTGCCATCACGGTGAAGAAAGGCGATGTTCTCGTTTTTTCTTATATTGGTTTCACTACTATCGAACGAACCGTAGCAGAGAATACCCTCAATGTAGTGATGGAACCTTCTTCCGAAATGCTGGCAGAGGTAGTAACTGTAGGTTATGGAGTACAGAAAAAAGTGGACATGACAGGTTCCGTCTCCACGGTAAAGGGCGATGTATTACTCAAAGCTCCTACCCCGAACCTGGCAAATGCTTTGACCGGAAAAATGACCGGAGTAATAACTACCCAGCAAACAGGAAAACCCGGGTTGGATGATCCCGCTTTCTTTATCAGGGGAAAAAGTACATTCGGAGATAATGGTACATTACTGCTTGTCGACGGAATAGAGCGCTCTATCAGCAAACTCGACCCCAATGAAATAGAAAGCATAACAGTACTCAAAGACGCAGCCTCGGCTGCCGTATATGGGGCACGGGCAGCAAATGGGGTTATAATCGTTACCACCAAGCGCGGTACCGAAGGTAAAACCAAGATAAACTATTCGGGAACATTCGGATTTCAGACCCCTACTGTCATCCCCGAAATGATGAATGCCTACGAATATGCGAAATATCTGAATTTAGCATTGGATAACTTCAACAACAATGCTCCACGTTTTACCGAATCTGAGATTCAGGCATATAAAAACGGTACAATGTCTTCAACAGACTGGTGGAAAGAAACCTTGAAAAAAAGAGCAGGAATCCAGCAGCACAGCCTGACTGTAAACGGAGGGAGTAAAACGACTAAGTTCTTCACATCGCTGGGATACCTCAATCAGGATGGGCTTTATGATCTGTCAGGGTTTAAGAGGTATACAGTCCGTTCTAACATAGATACTCAAATAACAAATGATTTCAGTATATCACTCGACTTAGCCGGCCGATATGAGAAAATAAACCAATCTGCAATAGGAGACGGCCTATTCTCAACCATCATCAATTCTAAACCGACAGAAAGCCCTTATGTGCCCGACAGTGTAGAAAGAGGTGGTCTCAACTCAAATGGGCAAAATGTTTCACCAATAGGTCAGGCTGAGAATTCGGGATATAATAAAACTGAAAATTCCGTATTCCAGAGTACGTTACAAGGTGTATATAATGTACCTTTTGTGAAAGGACTGAAAGCAAGAGCCAGTTTTTCTTATGACCGTTGGTTTTCGAAAGCCAAAACATTCACTATGCCATACGAGTTTTACCAACATGACAGAGTGATAGATACATATACCAAAAGAAAAACCGGTGGTGGCACGAGCCTGTACGAAGGTACCGCGGAAGACGAAAGACTTACCGTACAAGCTGCTCTGACATATGATGCAACATTCAATAAAGCACATAACGTTTCTGCACTCTTCCTATTTGAAGAGTCATCATATAAGTACAGCGATTTGCAGGCATCACGCGTAAACTATATATCAACAGCCATAGACCAGCTATTTGCAGGCCCTGACAAGGACAAAGATAATGGAGGACTCGCCAGAGAGACTGTAAGACAGGGATATGTAGGGCGTCTGAACTACAACTATTTAGGCAAATACCTGTTTCAGTTCAACTTCCGTTACGATGGATCATACAATTTCCCTAAGAGTAAACGCTGGGGCTTCTTCCCTGCGGTTTCAGCCGGATGGAGAATCAGTGAAGAGCCTTTCCTAAAAGACAATGCTATATTGCATAATCTGAAACTACGGGCATCGTACGGAGAATTCGGAAACGACAGAGTGGCTGCTTATCAATTTATGTCAGGATACAGATTCAACTCAGGCTCTGTAATCGGAGGCTCTTTTCAGTCGGGAATAAACGATACAGGTATCGCCAATCCTAATATTACATGGGAAACTGCAAGCAATACTGATGTCGGTTTGGACTTCAGCTTGTTGAATGGAAAAATATCAGGAGAATTTACATACTTCTACAAAAAGACCAGAGATATTTTATTACCTAGAAATGCATCTGTTCCTCAGTCATTTGGGGCAACACTACCTGACGAAAATATAGGTAAAGTAGACAATTATGGTATCGAATCTATCCTTCGCTACACAGACAAAATCGGCGATTTCAATTTTATGGTAGAAGGTAATATAACATATGCGAAAAGCAAAGTTGTATTCATGGATGAAGCGATAAACAAGCTGGATCATCAAAGATCTACAGGGCGTCCATTCGACCAGAATTACGGATATAAAGCCTTGGGTCTGTTTCGTAGTCAGGAAGAGATAGATAGTTGGGCAATACAAGACGGACGCGGCAACACATCTCTTAAAGTAGGAGATATAAAATACGAAGACTTCTACGATGATGGCGTGATTGACGGCAAAGACCATCAGTTTATCGGTAAAAGTGAGATACCTGAGATAATCTTCGGATTGAATATCGGATTATCATACAAAAACTTCGACATGACTATGAATTTTCAGGGTGCAACAGGATTTGACCAATATCTGAGGTGGGATCCCTTCAATCTTGAATCCAATGCACTGGCGATCTTCAAAGACTCATGGTCGGAAGATAACCCGAATGCAAAGTACCCACGCCTGTATGCAGGAACAGTACAAAATAATCGTGAAAAATCATCATTCTGGTTATACGATGGCACATATTTGAGACTGAAGAATTTTGAGCTGGCCTATACTTTCGACAAAAAAGACTTCCTGAAGAAAATAGGTATACAGAATCTTAGGGTATTCGTTTCCGGAAACAATCTGCTCACATTCTCCAAAATGAAAGATTTCGACCCGGAAGCACCAAATATAGACCCCGACAGAAATGCATATTACTATCCTCAGATGAAAACATACAATTTTGGTTTTAACGTCGAATTTTAA